TGGGTGACCATTGTGAAACTGTAGGATTTGACCGCAGGAACTAAGGGCAGAGAGGAGAATTGACCGCCTGCGTCGGTAAGCGCCGTTCCCAGGATGGGAAGATCGGATTGTATCTCTAGCCGTCCCTTGGTCATTTGGACGCTTGGGAAGAACTGCCATAGGTACTGTGGTATGTGCTGATTTGGCTGAAGCACCTGACCCAGATTACTTACCTGGGCGTTCGTTTCGGAGAACAGAGTCAGCTGCGTCATTGCCGCAGCGGTATTGGGGTTCGCAAGGGCGAGGGCGATGGTAGAGAAATCATCAAACGGGATAGTGGCAAGATAAGTCTCGCTGGAAGGCAGCACGCCGATGCTATCCACAACCCTTCCTTCGGACAGTACATAATAGGTCAGTGTTCCCTCCAGGAAACTGGTTAGGTCTTGGCCCGACGCCTTGATTGTGGCAAACCCCGCTTCAACCCCGCCTGACCCAGTAATCCGCACGGTCCGGGTCGCACTGGGCTCCAGAGAAAAATCCATTTTCCCATTTGTGATGGCATTCCCGTTCACCAGTGGACTCCAAGCCTGTCCCGAAGCACGGAATAGACTGAGCGTGCCATTGTAGCTACTTGTCCCACGATTCGTCAGATTCAAGACGGATTCATAGCCGCCTCCTACTGCAATTTGGGCAAAGGCCAGATCCTTGCGTGGGTAAAGGTTTTGTGCGTAGGTCGTAATCGGCAGAATCAGGAGGAATGCTGCAAGAGAGCTTCGCGTTCGCATTGGATACCTCCATCCGTAAAATAAGTTTTGAAAATCCAATCCTTGTGAAGAAATAGCGCCGATATCGATGCGTCAATTCTCTTTATGCGGGTATGCTAGAAGCTTGGCATTTGCACGCCCCTTGACAGTGGCAACTATCTTTCCCTGCTGGATACTCCAAACCCGGAGCGATTTGTCAAAGAGCAGGGCGATGCTGCCGACTTCGTCTTCAAATCCATAGGCATTTGTAAGCGTATTGTACAGCGAAAACGATGCTACAAATCATGGGAATCTTAGAGTTTTCATACACGTCTCCTACCGGCATGACGGATTGATCTCTCACAGTCACCAAAAACTGAGATCATCGATCTCGCTCTCCGGGAGTGCGGGGGCAACCGGCGGCGGTCTCGAACGCAGAACGAGGCGGAGTTAAACCAGCTATAACATTATTCTCATAGGCCCGCCCGGATCAGGCAAGACCATGCTCGCGCGCCGCCTGCCGGCGATTCTCCCCGCCATGAGCTTCGACGAGGCGATCGAAACCACCAAGATCCACTCCGTGGCCGGGCTGCTCTCCGAAAAGGACGGGCTGATCGGCACCAGGCCCTTCCGCGCGCCCTCAGCATATGTGGAGGAACGGCGTGCCTGGATTCTGCAACAGATGGGGCAGTTGGGCGGCATCGCCTTCATCAGGCGATTCTGAGACCCTGTCCGTCGCCGAATGGCTCGTGCCTCTGAATTCGTGTGCCTCGATTCGAAATTCTATCTTGAACTCAACCCGCTGAAGTTTCAGAACATGTGCAGGGAACCATGCATCAGCTCCATACCGCCATCTAGCATGTGAACGGATCAATTCCTCAAGGCAGTTTGGTGTTAGATGCAGAAAACAGCCCGGAAATCTTCACCTAAGACCCCTCCCACGCCCCTTCCACAGGAGGATCTTGTGTAAATGCAAATATTTGGCGTGGTCCGGCTCCATTGCCTAAATTGTCCCTTGGGAAGAGGGAACTTTTGTCGGCCGGTCTTCGTATAGAAAATCTATAGAAGTCGTTCAGTGCGGAGGTTGCATGAGTCAGGACAGGTCTGATCTTCTGCGCGGCACCTTGGATATGTTGATTCTGAAAACTCTGGCCCTTGAACCGATGCACGGGCTGGGCATCTCACGACGCATCGAGCAGATCACCATGGGAGCCTTTCAAGTGCCGGCAGGTTCCCTCTTTCCCGCCCTGCATCGCCTGGAGCAGGAGGGTTGGATTTTGGGTACATGGGGGGAGTCGGAGAACAACCGTCGGGCCAAATACTACAAGCTGGCGCCGGCGGGCCGCAGGAAACTGGATGAGGAGCAGAGGAATTGGGAACGTATTGCCCTGGCAGTCACAAGAGTGCTGGAGACAGTGTAAAGGGGGCCGGACATGCCGGTGTTTGCGCGAGTGGCGAACGCAGTGCGCTCCTTTTGGCGCAAGGATCGTCGGGAAAGAGAGTTGAGTGAGGAAATCAACTCTTATCTGGAAATGCTGGTGCAAGAGAAGATCAAGACCGGGATGAATCCGGATCAGGCACGACGCCGCGCGCGTGTCGAGATGGGCGGGCAGGAGCAAGTCAAAGAAGAATGCCGCGATGTTCGGCCGGCGCGCTGGCTGGAAGACCTCTGGCGGGACGCCCGCTACGCCCTCCGGATGTTCGCGAAGAATCCCGGAACCACGGCGGTCGCTGTGCTTTCGCTAGCCGTGGCCATCGGTCCAAACACCACGCTGTTTAGCGTCGTGGACCGACTGTTCTTGAAGCCCGCCACGGTTCAGGGGAGCTCACAAATATTCTTCCTCTACGCCAAAGCCGACCGCGCGGGCGTAATTGAAAATACCACCTATCCCGATTTTCTGGATTACCAGGCGCGCGGGCGCGATGTGGCCGATTTCATAGCCGCATTTGGCCACGGTGTGATACTCAACGTGAACGGCGCCAACGGACTCGTGTCCGCGGAAATGGTTTCCGAAAACTATTTCCCGTTGTTGGGGGTACGTGCCGCCGTGGGACGGACACTGGTGGAGAGTGACGCCCGCTTCGAAGGCGCGCCTCCCGTAATGCTGAGTTACTCGCTGTGGCAGCGGAAATTCGGCGGGGCGGCCGATATCGCCGGCAAGACCGTCATGATTCAGTTCCAGCCGTTCCATGTCGTCGGAGTGGCGGCACGCGACTTCCGGGAGCCGATCCAACACGTGACGCCCTTCGACATGTGGGTTCCGTTGAGCGCCGCCTCCCTATTGGACAGGATAGCTCGCAAAGATCTGATGCAGCGCGGCAGTATATCGGTGGATGTCACGGTCCAATTGCGCGACGGCGTCAGCCGCCAGCAGGCCGAGACAGCATTGAGCGCCATCGCGACGCAACTCACGAAGGAGTATCCCGCCACGAATCGAGGCAAGGTCGTAGTCCTGCGACCAGTGAACGATCCTGGGAAGGCCGTGCTCGGCGCCATCATACTTTCACTCGTTGGCCTGGTGCTCCTCATAGCCTGCGCGAATGTCGCGGGAATCCGGTTGGCCCAAGGCGAGGCGCGGCGACGGGAGTTCGCGATGCGCCTGGCCCTTGGCGCGGGGCGTTGGCGCCTGCTCCGGCAATTGCTCGCCGAAAGTCTGCTGCTGGCGCTGGCAGCCGCCGGACTCGGTCTCCTGCTCGCACTTTGGCTGATGCAGGCGGTCCCCGCGGTTCTACCGTCGCTACCCATGACGTTCGACCTGGGTCTGCGCGTGGATGCCCGCCTGCTGGCCTACACCCTGCTGCTTTCGATGATCACCACATTAGCCGCGGGTCTGCTGCCCGCTCTGCGCGTTTCGCGTCCGGATCTCGTAGCGGTACTCAAAGGCGAGACGTCCAGCGGCAAATCGCGGTCCTGGTTTCGGGGAGGCCTTATTATTGCGCAGATCGCGTGTTCGCAATTCCTGCTGGT
The Terriglobia bacterium genome window above contains:
- a CDS encoding ABC transporter permease, whose amino-acid sequence is MPVFARVANAVRSFWRKDRRERELSEEINSYLEMLVQEKIKTGMNPDQARRRARVEMGGQEQVKEECRDVRPARWLEDLWRDARYALRMFAKNPGTTAVAVLSLAVAIGPNTTLFSVVDRLFLKPATVQGSSQIFFLYAKADRAGVIENTTYPDFLDYQARGRDVADFIAAFGHGVILNVNGANGLVSAEMVSENYFPLLGVRAAVGRTLVESDARFEGAPPVMLSYSLWQRKFGGAADIAGKTVMIQFQPFHVVGVAARDFREPIQHVTPFDMWVPLSAASLLDRIARKDLMQRGSISVDVTVQLRDGVSRQQAETALSAIATQLTKEYPATNRGKVVVLRPVNDPGKAVLGAIILSLVGLVLLIACANVAGIRLAQGEARRREFAMRLALGAGRWRLLRQLLAESLLLALAAAGLGLLLALWLMQAVPAVLPSLPMTFDLGLRVDARLLAYTLLLSMITTLAAGLLPALRVSRPDLVAVLKGETSSGKSRSWFRGGLIIAQIACSQFLLVGTGLLVGSYFQVQNIRPGFDTGRHVLFATLLPNAERPNFNYEDMLGRLRAVPGVRRVSSVQEPPLSGSGGGARQVSIAGVTDEPVGISGNAAGPEYFTAMGTAILCGRDFTTSDSAGVAIVNEQMARRFWGDAGRALGQFFRVDGKDRQIVGVVETGKYQALLEPPTPFFFLFSRGGGTVLIETAGDPAAMAESVRKTFRDAVSGVTLHSLVTLRQQMGLAFFLWKAAAGLLGISAILGIFLSGVGLYGVVSHGVTCRAHEIGVRMAMGARTADVLRLVLRQGLSMVAIGAAIGMIGAVALARVVSAFLYRVSPADPLALAGAMLAVAAVAFLAILMPARRAIHTDPMTVLRGE
- a CDS encoding PadR family transcriptional regulator, translating into MSQDRSDLLRGTLDMLILKTLALEPMHGLGISRRIEQITMGAFQVPAGSLFPALHRLEQEGWILGTWGESENNRRAKYYKLAPAGRRKLDEEQRNWERIALAVTRVLETV
- a CDS encoding ATP-binding protein produces the protein MLARRLPAILPAMSFDEAIETTKIHSVAGLLSEKDGLIGTRPFRAPSAYVEERRAWILQQMGQLGGIAFIRRF